The Gammaproteobacteria bacterium DNA segment TGGGACTGGCGCAGACACGCTATCACCAATTCCCCCAGTTCCGCCCCCATTTGGCGGTTGTCCGGAAAGAGCGCGAACAAAGCCCCCCGCTTGGCATGAACCGGGTTGCTGGAGAACACCACGAAGCTGCTCCGCCAGGCCTCCCGCAGCAGCAGAGGCAATACCGCCCGCTCGTCCAGCGATTTCGCATCAGGAGGCAGCCACAGGGCTTCTTTGCGCCCGTCGATGGACTTGAGCACCTTGCGGTACATGCGGGCGCCTTCCCGGCGGCTGCGCACCCCGTGCCTGACAAGTTTCAAACCGTTCAGTTGCGCGGCCTCCTGCGCCCGCTCCACCAGCCAGCTCAGGCTGTCCTCGGAATACACCACGTGCACCGTTTCCATGGCAGGCGACAACTGCCGCAGTGTTTCGAAAAGCGGGTAGGGATCCACCGCCAGACTCACCCCCGTCATCCCGGTGGCGTCCCTGCTTCCCGGCGGGAGCAACAAGGCACCCAGCACCAGCGGCAAATCACCGTCATCCAAAACCGCATTCGCCGCCAGATACGCCCGTTTTCCCAGGGCGATGACAGCCTGGACCCGCTCGCGCCGGATAAAGGCTTGGACGGCAGCCTGGTCGGTTCCCGGGGTCAGCGCCAGGGTTCGGGCATCGAGCCCGGGATGGGCCCTGATCCCCTCGATGATGGAAACAAATACCTTGCGAAAGGGCTCCCGCACGTCGGGAAACAACACCGCCACCACTTCCGCCCGCCCGGGCACGCTGATAAACAGGCCTATCAAAAAGAGAAGACACCCGGCCAGGCAGGGCCGCAGGTTATTGGAACAATCAGCCGCCACCGGCACCGCGCGGCCAGCGGGGAAAGAGGGAGCGCTCATCCATAACCCGAAGCAAGCCGGCAACCCCATGTTCAAAGTGTACACCACGCGGAGAGTATTGCTTACAGGGTTTTAGCGCCTGTGGCCGGTGAAAGCAAGCCCTTTGGGCTAACCAGAACGGTAACGGGTCAATGATACTCGCCGTGATCAGCGACCCGGCGGTCGAAGAAGGAACTCTCGCCATCAAACAAATACTGCATGGGCAAAAAAAGAAAACCGGTCTGTTCCCCTGAAACAGGGCCGGGTTCATCCCGGGACAGCAGTCCGCTGACGGTATCGTCGTCATCCCATGGGCGCCGCATTGTGGTTCCCCTCGATTATTTCGCGGGCCGAAATCCCAATGGCCCCCACTTTGTCCATTGCAGGATGTATCGGTTCTGGGGAAAAAAGCTGAACCTCATGACGGTCACAGGAACCGCTCAC contains these protein-coding regions:
- a CDS encoding ABC transporter substrate-binding protein — protein: MVYTLNMGLPACFGLWMSAPSFPAGRAVPVAADCSNNLRPCLAGCLLFLIGLFISVPGRAEVVAVLFPDVREPFRKVFVSIIEGIRAHPGLDARTLALTPGTDQAAVQAFIRRERVQAVIALGKRAYLAANAVLDDGDLPLVLGALLLPPGSRDATGMTGVSLAVDPYPLFETLRQLSPAMETVHVVYSEDSLSWLVERAQEAAQLNGLKLVRHGVRSRREGARMYRKVLKSIDGRKEALWLPPDAKSLDERAVLPLLLREAWRSSFVVFSSNPVHAKRGALFALFPDNRQMGAELGELVIACLRQSHQRCPQGVRLTQALQSAVNTRTAEHVGVTLNNGERFSLKFPVR